In Chanodichthys erythropterus isolate Z2021 chromosome 7, ASM2448905v1, whole genome shotgun sequence, a genomic segment contains:
- the frmd4a gene encoding FERM domain-containing protein 4A isoform X6 — translation MVVQAAVTPGRTRRLLLKLPVGTLRRNSEERMTEGRRCQVHLLDDRKLELLVQPKLMAKDLLDLVASHFNLKEKEYFGISYVDETGHFSWLQLDRRVLEHEFPKKSGPIVLYFCVRFYIESISYLKDNATIELFFLNAKSCIYKELIEVDSEVVFELASYILQEAKGDFTSNDATRADLKKLPALPTQALKEHPSLAYCEDRVIEHYKKLSGQSRGQAIVNYMSIVESLPTYGVHYYAVKDKQGIPWWLGLSYKGIFQYDYQDKVKPRKVFQWRQLENLYFREKKFSVEVHDPRRASVTRRTFGHSGIAVHTWYACPTLIKSIWAMAISQHQFYLDRKQSKSKIHAARSLNEIAIDLTETGTLKTSKLANMGSKGKIISGSSGSLLSSGSQESDSSQTAKKDMLAALRARQEALEETLRQRIEELKSICIREAELTGKLPKEYPLDPGEEPPTVRRKIGTAFKLDEQKILPKGEEEELERLEREFAIQSQITEAARRLASDPHINSKKLKKQRKTSYLNALKKLQDIENGINEYRVRSGKKPTQRASLIIEEANIGSEDSSLSDALVLDDDDPQVAGTPTFSPAASPHKGLPPRPPSHSRPPPPQSLDGLRHLHYQRSDYDKSPIKPRMWSESSLDEPYERVKKRSSHSSSHRRFPSTGSCEAGGSNSLQNSPVRSLPHWNSQSSMPSTPDLRTRSYVHSASLTQPFRGRSSSLESQGKLLSLEADTEAGLSPDLFLSGPQRTGSNGSVVPDDCSSCTSHSSSEHYYPSTTSNPNYCTLAEDSPSKARQRQRQRHKSAGHLGASSSGSMPNLAARNGSTHGGVCGSHQGVYLHSQSQPSSQYRIKEYPLYTEGSSPNAVVVRSLENDQEGHYSVKAQFKTSNSYTAGGLYKEGWGSGEDGEAGGGSGRLTPSRSQIVRTPSLGREGGGGGGGRAAVSEELRCWYQRSSGSLKEHSRVTHTSSNSSDGRGGRIGTLVKGSPAASPHSQRSGTPCSDPAATPPCSPQHILNWQSGSPFTDSCFLSSPLCSEIADVQWYGHEKAKPGTLV, via the exons CCCAAGCTAATGGCGAAGGATCTTCTAGACCTGGTGGCATCCCATTTCAACCTGAAGGAGAAAGAATATTTTGGAATCTCTTACGTAGATGAGAC GGGTCATTTCAGCTGGTTGCAGTTAGATCGTCGTGTGCTGGAACATGAGTTTCCCAAGAAATCTGGACCCATTGTGCTTTACTTCTGCGTAAG GTTCTACATAGAAAGTATCTCTTACCTTAAGGACAATGCCACAATAGAGCTGTTCTTCCTCAATGCAAAGTCCTGCATCTATAAG GAGCTCATAGAGGTGGACAGCGAGGTGGTGTTTGAACTGGCCTCCTACATCTTACAG GAAGCTAAAGGAGACTTCACGAG TAATGATGCTACTAGGGCTGATCTGAAGAAACTGCCAGCACTGCCTACACAAGCACTGAAGGAGCACCCTTCACTCGCATATTG TGAGGACCGGGTCATTGAGCACTATAAGAAGCTAAGCGGACAGTCCAGAGGCCAGGCTATCGTCAA TTATATGAGTATAGTGGAGTCATTGCCCACATATGGAGTGCATTATTACGCTGTTAAG gatAAGCAGGGTATCCCATGGTGGCTGGGTTTGAGTTATAAAGGCATTTTTCAGTATGACTACCAGGACAAAGTCAAACCAAGAAAG GTGTTCCAATGGAGACAATTGGAGAATCTGTACTTCAGGGAGAAGAAGTTCTCAGTGGAAGTTCATGACCCGAGAAG GGCGTCGGTAACCCGGAGGACATTTGGTCACAGTGGCATCGCCGTGCACACCTGGTACGCCTGTCCCACACTCATCAAATCCATCTGGGCCATGGCCATCAGCCAACACCAGTTCTACCTGGACCGCAAACAGAGCAAA AGTAAGATCCACGCAGCACGCAGTCTGAATGAGATAGCCATAGACCTGACAGAAACAGGAACCCTCAAGACCTCCAAACTTGCCAACATGGGCAGCAAAGGCAAAATCATCAGCGGGAGCAGCGGGAGCCTACTGTCCTCAG gcTCTCAAGAGTCAGACAGCTCCCAGACCGCTAAGAAGGACATGTTGGCGGCTTTGAGGGCCAGACAGGAAGCACTGGAGGAGACGCTCAGACAGAGAATAGAGGAACTCAAGAGCATCTGCATCAGAGAAGCG gaGCTGACAGGAAAGCTTCCAAAAGAGTACCCTCTGGACCCCGGTGAGGAGCCGCCCACAGTCAGACGCAAAATTGGCACAGCCTTCAAGTTGGATGAGCAGAAGATCCTGCCCAAAGGGGAG gaaGAGGAATTGGAGCGTTTGGAAAGAGAATTTGCCATCCAGTCTCAGATAACGGAGGCAGCGCGGCGGTTAGCGTCGGATCCTCACATCAACAGCAAGAAGCTGAAGAAACAGAGGAAGACATCCTATCTGAATGCTCTGAAGAAGCTGCAAGACATCGAGAATGGCATCAACGAGTACCGCGTTCGCTCCGGGAAGAAGCCCACACAACGTGCCTCTCTCATCATAGAGG AAGCAAATATCGGCTCAGAGGACAGTTCGTTGTCTGACGCATTGGTGCTGGATGATG ATGACCCCCAGGTGGCAGGAACCCCCACATTCTCTCCAGCTGCCTCCCCACACAAAGGTCTCCCTCCCCGACCCCCCTCCCACAGCCGGCCTCCTCCCCCCCAGTCCCTGGATGGACTAAGACACCTGCACTACCAGCGCAGTGACTACGACAAGTCCCCCATCAAACCCCGCATGTGGAGCGAAAGCTCATTAGATGAACCCTACGAACGGGTGAAGAAACGATCCTCGCACTCCAG TAGTCACAGGCGGTTCCCCAGCACAGGTAGCTGTGAGGCGGGAGGGAGCAACTCTCTCCAAAACAGCCCAGTGCGCTCCCTCCCTCACTGGAACAGCCAGTCCAGCATGCCCTCCACCCCTGACCTGAGAACACGGAGCTACGTCCACTCAGCCAG TCTAACTCAGCCCTTCCGTGGCCGGAGTTCCAGTTTGGAGTCTCAGGGGAAGCTGCTGTCCTTGGAGGCAGACACAGAGGCAGGACTTAGCCCTGACCtttttctgtcaggaccacaGAGGACAGGAAGCAATGGCTCTGTTGTCCCTGACGACTGCTCATCTTGCACCAGCCACTCCAGCTCAGAACATTATTACCCCTCGACCACCTCTAACCCCAACTACTGTACGCTGGCCGAGGACTCGCCATCCAAAGCCCGGCAGCGGCAGCGACAGCGCCACAAGTCTGCCGGACACCTGGGTGCGTCTAGTTCTGGCAGCATGCCCAATCTAGCGGCCCGTAACGGGAGCACCCACGGAGGAGTGTGCGGGAGCCATCAGGGTGTGTACCTCCACAGTCAGAGCCAGCCATCTTCACAGTACCGTATCAAAGAGTACCCGCTGTACACAGAGGGCAGCAGCCCCAATGCCGTGGTCGTCCGCAGCCTGGAAAATGACCAGGAGGGGCACTACAGCGTCAAGGCACAGTTCAAGACCTCCAACTCTTACACAGCTGGGGGGCTTTATAAGGAGGGTTGGGGCTCCGGGGAGGACGGGGAAGCGGGTGGCGGCAGCGGGAGGTTGACGCCCTCCCGATCACAGATTGTGAGGACTCCGTCTCTGGGCagggaaggaggaggaggaggaggggggcGGGCAGCGGTGTCAGAGGAGCTGCGGTGCTGGTACCAGCGCTCGTCTGGATCGCTAAAGGAGCACAGCCGCGTCACGCACACCAGCTCCAACTCTTCAGATGGCCGTGGAGGACGAATAGGGACGCTAGTGAAGGGGTCACCAG ctGCATCTCCACACAGTCAGAGGAGTGGAACTCCCTGTAGTGACCCTGCAGCTACGCCCCCCTGCAGCCCACAACACATACTCAATTGGCAGAGCGG
- the frmd4a gene encoding FERM domain-containing protein 4A isoform X4, with the protein MEAMLMSLGESVCVRHSALWDVTSATLRRLRHTHLRAPDVLVRAVYQMTEGRRCQVHLLDDRKLELLVQPKLMAKDLLDLVASHFNLKEKEYFGISYVDETGHFSWLQLDRRVLEHEFPKKSGPIVLYFCVRFYIESISYLKDNATIELFFLNAKSCIYKELIEVDSEVVFELASYILQEAKGDFTSNDATRADLKKLPALPTQALKEHPSLAYCEDRVIEHYKKLSGQSRGQAIVNYMSIVESLPTYGVHYYAVKDKQGIPWWLGLSYKGIFQYDYQDKVKPRKVFQWRQLENLYFREKKFSVEVHDPRRASVTRRTFGHSGIAVHTWYACPTLIKSIWAMAISQHQFYLDRKQSKSKIHAARSLNEIAIDLTETGTLKTSKLANMGSKGKIISGSSGSLLSSGSQESDSSQTAKKDMLAALRARQEALEETLRQRIEELKSICIREAELTGKLPKEYPLDPGEEPPTVRRKIGTAFKLDEQKILPKGEEEELERLEREFAIQSQITEAARRLASDPHINSKKLKKQRKTSYLNALKKLQDIENGINEYRVRSGKKPTQRASLIIEEANIGSEDSSLSDALVLDDDDPQVAGTPTFSPAASPHKGLPPRPPSHSRPPPPQSLDGLRHLHYQRSDYDKSPIKPRMWSESSLDEPYERVKKRSSHSSSHRRFPSTGSCEAGGSNSLQNSPVRSLPHWNSQSSMPSTPDLRTRSYVHSASLTQPFRGRSSSLESQGKLLSLEADTEAGLSPDLFLSGPQRTGSNGSVVPDDCSSCTSHSSSEHYYPSTTSNPNYCTLAEDSPSKARQRQRQRHKSAGHLGASSSGSMPNLAARNGSTHGGVCGSHQGVYLHSQSQPSSQYRIKEYPLYTEGSSPNAVVVRSLENDQEGHYSVKAQFKTSNSYTAGGLYKEGWGSGEDGEAGGGSGRLTPSRSQIVRTPSLGREGGGGGGGRAAVSEELRCWYQRSSGSLKEHSRVTHTSSNSSDGRGGRIGTLVKGSPAASPHSQRSGTPCSDPAATPPCSPQHILNWQSGDTTESSPTEDRSPSHQSTDQ; encoded by the exons CCCAAGCTAATGGCGAAGGATCTTCTAGACCTGGTGGCATCCCATTTCAACCTGAAGGAGAAAGAATATTTTGGAATCTCTTACGTAGATGAGAC GGGTCATTTCAGCTGGTTGCAGTTAGATCGTCGTGTGCTGGAACATGAGTTTCCCAAGAAATCTGGACCCATTGTGCTTTACTTCTGCGTAAG GTTCTACATAGAAAGTATCTCTTACCTTAAGGACAATGCCACAATAGAGCTGTTCTTCCTCAATGCAAAGTCCTGCATCTATAAG GAGCTCATAGAGGTGGACAGCGAGGTGGTGTTTGAACTGGCCTCCTACATCTTACAG GAAGCTAAAGGAGACTTCACGAG TAATGATGCTACTAGGGCTGATCTGAAGAAACTGCCAGCACTGCCTACACAAGCACTGAAGGAGCACCCTTCACTCGCATATTG TGAGGACCGGGTCATTGAGCACTATAAGAAGCTAAGCGGACAGTCCAGAGGCCAGGCTATCGTCAA TTATATGAGTATAGTGGAGTCATTGCCCACATATGGAGTGCATTATTACGCTGTTAAG gatAAGCAGGGTATCCCATGGTGGCTGGGTTTGAGTTATAAAGGCATTTTTCAGTATGACTACCAGGACAAAGTCAAACCAAGAAAG GTGTTCCAATGGAGACAATTGGAGAATCTGTACTTCAGGGAGAAGAAGTTCTCAGTGGAAGTTCATGACCCGAGAAG GGCGTCGGTAACCCGGAGGACATTTGGTCACAGTGGCATCGCCGTGCACACCTGGTACGCCTGTCCCACACTCATCAAATCCATCTGGGCCATGGCCATCAGCCAACACCAGTTCTACCTGGACCGCAAACAGAGCAAA AGTAAGATCCACGCAGCACGCAGTCTGAATGAGATAGCCATAGACCTGACAGAAACAGGAACCCTCAAGACCTCCAAACTTGCCAACATGGGCAGCAAAGGCAAAATCATCAGCGGGAGCAGCGGGAGCCTACTGTCCTCAG gcTCTCAAGAGTCAGACAGCTCCCAGACCGCTAAGAAGGACATGTTGGCGGCTTTGAGGGCCAGACAGGAAGCACTGGAGGAGACGCTCAGACAGAGAATAGAGGAACTCAAGAGCATCTGCATCAGAGAAGCG gaGCTGACAGGAAAGCTTCCAAAAGAGTACCCTCTGGACCCCGGTGAGGAGCCGCCCACAGTCAGACGCAAAATTGGCACAGCCTTCAAGTTGGATGAGCAGAAGATCCTGCCCAAAGGGGAG gaaGAGGAATTGGAGCGTTTGGAAAGAGAATTTGCCATCCAGTCTCAGATAACGGAGGCAGCGCGGCGGTTAGCGTCGGATCCTCACATCAACAGCAAGAAGCTGAAGAAACAGAGGAAGACATCCTATCTGAATGCTCTGAAGAAGCTGCAAGACATCGAGAATGGCATCAACGAGTACCGCGTTCGCTCCGGGAAGAAGCCCACACAACGTGCCTCTCTCATCATAGAGG AAGCAAATATCGGCTCAGAGGACAGTTCGTTGTCTGACGCATTGGTGCTGGATGATG ATGACCCCCAGGTGGCAGGAACCCCCACATTCTCTCCAGCTGCCTCCCCACACAAAGGTCTCCCTCCCCGACCCCCCTCCCACAGCCGGCCTCCTCCCCCCCAGTCCCTGGATGGACTAAGACACCTGCACTACCAGCGCAGTGACTACGACAAGTCCCCCATCAAACCCCGCATGTGGAGCGAAAGCTCATTAGATGAACCCTACGAACGGGTGAAGAAACGATCCTCGCACTCCAG TAGTCACAGGCGGTTCCCCAGCACAGGTAGCTGTGAGGCGGGAGGGAGCAACTCTCTCCAAAACAGCCCAGTGCGCTCCCTCCCTCACTGGAACAGCCAGTCCAGCATGCCCTCCACCCCTGACCTGAGAACACGGAGCTACGTCCACTCAGCCAG TCTAACTCAGCCCTTCCGTGGCCGGAGTTCCAGTTTGGAGTCTCAGGGGAAGCTGCTGTCCTTGGAGGCAGACACAGAGGCAGGACTTAGCCCTGACCtttttctgtcaggaccacaGAGGACAGGAAGCAATGGCTCTGTTGTCCCTGACGACTGCTCATCTTGCACCAGCCACTCCAGCTCAGAACATTATTACCCCTCGACCACCTCTAACCCCAACTACTGTACGCTGGCCGAGGACTCGCCATCCAAAGCCCGGCAGCGGCAGCGACAGCGCCACAAGTCTGCCGGACACCTGGGTGCGTCTAGTTCTGGCAGCATGCCCAATCTAGCGGCCCGTAACGGGAGCACCCACGGAGGAGTGTGCGGGAGCCATCAGGGTGTGTACCTCCACAGTCAGAGCCAGCCATCTTCACAGTACCGTATCAAAGAGTACCCGCTGTACACAGAGGGCAGCAGCCCCAATGCCGTGGTCGTCCGCAGCCTGGAAAATGACCAGGAGGGGCACTACAGCGTCAAGGCACAGTTCAAGACCTCCAACTCTTACACAGCTGGGGGGCTTTATAAGGAGGGTTGGGGCTCCGGGGAGGACGGGGAAGCGGGTGGCGGCAGCGGGAGGTTGACGCCCTCCCGATCACAGATTGTGAGGACTCCGTCTCTGGGCagggaaggaggaggaggaggaggggggcGGGCAGCGGTGTCAGAGGAGCTGCGGTGCTGGTACCAGCGCTCGTCTGGATCGCTAAAGGAGCACAGCCGCGTCACGCACACCAGCTCCAACTCTTCAGATGGCCGTGGAGGACGAATAGGGACGCTAGTGAAGGGGTCACCAG ctGCATCTCCACACAGTCAGAGGAGTGGAACTCCCTGTAGTGACCCTGCAGCTACGCCCCCCTGCAGCCCACAACACATACTCAATTGGCAGAGCGG